A stretch of the Hydra vulgaris chromosome 09, alternate assembly HydraT2T_AEP genome encodes the following:
- the LOC136085434 gene encoding uncharacterized protein LOC136085434 translates to MRETLCQKITVDEKNIYDKSIVAENINSFFINAGPNLASKIPLNLTSFESYLKNNDKVMDEPNLKLIELQTAFYNLKTNKSGFDKINVNVVKSVYHIIEPLLFHNFNLSFKTGIVPEKLKIARITPVFKTGDDSIISNYRPISILPCFSKLLERIMYNRLFNYLSENNMYMNMQCLK, encoded by the coding sequence ATGCGCGAAACACTCTGCCAAAAAATAACagttgatgaaaaaaatatttatgataaatcaaTTGTTGCTGAAaacataaacagtttttttattaatgctgGTCCAAATTTGGCATCAAAAATTCCTCTGAATTTAACTTCATTTGagtcttatttaaaaaataacgatAAAGTTATGGATGAACCTAATCTTAAATTAATTGAATTGCAAACCGCCTTTTATAATCTTAAAACTAACAAAAGTGGATTTGATAAAATTAACGTTAATGTTGTAAAATCTGTTTATCATATAATCGAACCTCTTTTGTTTCACAActttaatctttcttttaaaacaggtattgtcccggaaaaattaaaaattgcacgaATCACACCGGTTTTTAAGACTGGCGATGACTCTATAATttctaattatagacctatatcTATATTACCGTGTTTCTCAAAATTGCTTgaaagaataatgtacaacaggctatttaattatttatcagaaaacaatatgtatatGAACATGCAGTGCTTGAAATAG